In the Magnolia sinica isolate HGM2019 chromosome 15, MsV1, whole genome shotgun sequence genome, one interval contains:
- the LOC131227570 gene encoding F-box/kelch-repeat protein At1g57790-like: protein MKRSSKKERRRTRRKDEKKGAEQVQKERMPKDLEEIQQENTNLGDMEDIFEITPSKKTEIVEYRPWSDLPIDLLELIALHLFRADFVHLISSCRSWRSIAPLNLITKRHLSLFSSRGLPFLRNHSPWLMYFGKGDGMCNFLDPLYNERYFINIPELSGSTITFCKDGWVFMCRGEHCVFLFNPFIKAKIELPDLEYRNVFNCITFSSTPTSSDSTIFAVNTLGGSVTIYICRRGDMSWIEDHLPSNLPFTMSYSNPVFKDEVFYVLGHNGVLGVCDPKRITWTILAKPKPLKFCNCRKVPLCRWEYYLVESRGELLMVVIGFSGTPIQVFRLEASEMEWVKMETLEDRILFVGRWTSLSSTALVKGMENKIHFPIVSGEDCVFYSLKDSRCYPSRDFYECEEYIYSTWIEPRWFQPSAEELDWSRTSVGQGSQQR from the coding sequence ATGAAGAGATCCAGCAAGAAGGAACGTAGAAGGACAAGAAGAAAGGATGAGAAGAAAGGAGCTGAACAAGTTCAAAAAGAAAGGATGCCAAAGGACTTGGAAGAGATCCAACAAGAAAATACCAACCTAGGTGATATGGAGGACATCTTCGAAATAACGCCATCCAAAAAGACAGAAATTGTTGAATATAGACCTTGGTCTGACCTTCCAATAGATCTTCTAGAGTTGATCGCATTGCATCTCTTTCGAGCAGATTTTGTTCATCTGATCTCCTCCTGCAGAAGTTGGCGATCAATTGCCCCACTGAACCTAATCACAAAACGGCATCTCTCATTGTTCAGTAGTCGTGGCTTGCCATTTCTCAGAAATCACTCGCCATGGCTCATGTATTTTGGGAAAGGCGATGGCATGTGTAACTTCTTGGATCCTTTGTACAATGAGAGATATTTCATCAATATCCCAGAGCTCTCTGGTTCAACAATTACTTTCTGCAAGGATGGTTGGGTATTCATGTGTAGAGGCGAACACTGTGTGTTCCTTTTCAATCCCTTTATCAAAGCAAAGATTGAACTTCCAGATTTGGAATATCGTAACGTATTCAATTGCATCACCTTCTCATCCACGCCAACTTCTTCAGATTCCACAATTTTTGCTGTTAATACTCTTGGTGGTTCTGTTACTATATACATTTGTCGTCGTGGGGACATGTCTTGGATCGAGGACCATTTGCCTAGTAATTTGCCGTTCACGATGTCTTACTCAAATCCGGTTTTCAAGGATGAGGTTTTCTATGTCTTGGGACATAATGGGGTACTGGGTGTCTGTGATCCAAAGCGAATCACTTGGACTATTCTTGCGAAGCCCAAGCCACTGAAATTCTGTAACTGTCGTAAAGTACCTTTATGTAGGTGGGAATATTATTTGGTAGAATCGAGAGGAGAGCTATTAATGGTGGTTATCGGTTTTTCTGGGACTCCAATTCAAGTTTTTAGACTGGAAGCTTCAGAGATGGAGTGGGTGAAGATGGAAACCTTGGAAGATCGAATACTATTTGTAGGTCGATGGACTTCTCTCTCCTCTACAGCATTAGTGAAAGGGATGGAAAATAAGATCCATTTTCCTATTGTCAGCGGTGAAGATTGTGTTTTCTACTCGCTTAAGGACAGTAGATGCTATCCTAGCAGAGATTTTTATGAGTGTGAAGAATATATTTATAGCACTTGGATTGAACCGAGGTGGTTTCAACCTTCAGCCGAAGAGCTCGATTGGAGTCGAACTTCAGTAGGACAAGGATCTCAACAGAGATAA